The following are encoded in a window of Pseudomonas multiresinivorans genomic DNA:
- a CDS encoding carbon-nitrogen hydrolase family protein — protein MRIALWQTCGLPGDVAGNLDQLEHQASAAAAAGAQLLLCPELWLGGYNVPQRMNVLAEAADGPSARRIGELAQRFGLAIAYGYAERHPQGGKPYNSVQVIGPSGKAIGHYRKAHLFGAMEREVFSAGDVLEAPFDYAGWRIGLLICFDVEYPEAVRTHALNGAGLILIPTALTPEYGAVPGVIVPARAVENQLFVAYCNHCGVEDGLAFLGGSCIVAPDGERLAAAGPAESLLIVDLDPEQRARQAETFPYLPCRRPELYGALAR, from the coding sequence ATGCGCATTGCCCTGTGGCAGACCTGCGGACTTCCCGGCGACGTCGCCGGCAACCTTGACCAACTGGAGCACCAGGCCAGCGCGGCCGCCGCAGCCGGCGCACAGCTGCTGCTCTGCCCGGAACTCTGGTTGGGCGGCTACAACGTTCCGCAGCGGATGAACGTGCTGGCCGAAGCGGCGGACGGGCCATCCGCCCGGCGCATCGGCGAGCTGGCGCAGCGCTTCGGTCTGGCCATCGCCTACGGCTACGCCGAACGCCATCCGCAGGGCGGCAAGCCTTACAACTCGGTGCAGGTGATCGGCCCATCCGGCAAGGCCATCGGGCACTACCGCAAGGCGCACCTGTTCGGTGCCATGGAGCGCGAAGTGTTCAGCGCCGGCGATGTGCTGGAAGCTCCGTTCGACTACGCCGGCTGGCGTATCGGCCTGCTGATCTGCTTCGACGTCGAGTACCCCGAGGCGGTGCGCACCCACGCGCTGAACGGCGCCGGGCTGATCCTCATCCCCACCGCGCTGACGCCGGAATACGGCGCGGTTCCGGGCGTGATCGTCCCGGCGCGTGCGGTGGAGAACCAGCTGTTCGTCGCCTACTGCAACCACTGTGGCGTGGAGGATGGGCTGGCCTTCCTCGGCGGCTCCTGCATCGTTGCGCCGGACGGTGAGCGTCTGGCTGCCGCCGGGCCCGCGGAGAGTCTGCTGATCGTCGACCTGGATCCCGAACAGCGCGCTCGCCAGGCCGAGACCTTCCCCTACCTGCCCTGCCGTCGCCCTGAGCTGTACGGTGCGCTGGCCCGCTGA